aataattataaagactGATTTCAAAATACGATTTAACCCTCTAACAGTGTTCGAGTTTTTTTTAACccaaacatttttgaaaaattttcgtgaTATTAAAGTATTGTTACATTCTTGCATGTTGAAATAATTACtctgtttaataaaatgtgtgtgtgtgtgtgtgtgtgtgtgtgtgtgtgtgtgtgtgtgtgtgtgtgtgtgtgtgtgtgtgtgtgtgtgtgtgtcaaacTATTCAGAAAAATCGCAAAGCTCGAAccttttcttaataatactcTTATATcacaagaattttttaaaagcatttgtGTCAGAAACAAAAAAATCCGAACACGGTTAAAAGATTAGTCTggactaaaataaattaattaaagctattGTTCCTAAattatacgtttttttaaagttttaaaaaattttgtatacatataaacatactgagaaaaattattttttaatgaaaaaaaatacattttcttaaaaccatatatttttatacaagcatttgtttattctgtttaaataaaaatatttacttttaagcaaatataatatataaatatattatcttaagtatataattgtgtatttttacatttcttacgtttaaataatgattttatttatataaaataagctaataatattattaaacttaattgtgtcttctaaaataaaaaaatttaattatcttaaactTAGAAACAGTcaaatagtaaatatttgttaGAATATTGAACTGCACGAAAAAATTACTTGCTtaagaattatttcattttatttattataaatatttcaactaaGAAACTTTTAACTGATAGTAATTAAATAAGCTATTGGAAAAACCCactgagaaaataaatatttttttgttttaatgttttgatatttttctatatatataattttttatattagatgAGACTTAATTTATTTGTCATACATTTTCTACTATGAACATATTTCGTCCAGTATGGTACGATTTAAGCAAGTTTACCCTACTCTTTCTCCGCGTGATTACTGTTACGAAGGAAGATGGATGATTCCGGGTGGATGAATGTGTTCGGTCGGAAGGTGCGACACGCGAACGAAGATAACAAATGAAAATGGTTGAAACCACAGGCAGGTCACGACTTAAGGTCAACCGATTAGGGAAGAAATCATACAGTTACCGGTATAAAAGCCGGCGACGGCCCATCGGTCGACATCATTCTCCTCTACTCGTGGAGGTAGTTGTTGATCTAGTTTGAGACATCGAAGGCTGAAGCGAACGCGATGCTGAGGGAGCTGCTGCTGCTAGCGCTAACGGCGCTATGCATGTCGGAAGGATTCCATCTCACCGGCAAGACGGCCGACATGGACTTTCTTCACAAGCAGAAGAAAATTTACGAATTGATGTTCTTCGTCAAGCAAAACACTCTCACCGATACCGAATTCTACGAGATTGGCCGCAATTACGATATCGAGAGTAACATCGACATGTACAAGGACaaggtataaaaaattttgtctataatCTATTCGCATATATTTGCACATATCGTACATCgaatctcttttttattttccatagCTGATCGTCCAAGAGTTCTTGTACTTGTACAAACACGGTATGCTCAGCCGTAATGCCATATACTCGCCGTATTACGAGGAACACCGTGAAGAGATGAAGCTCCTCTTCCAGCTCTTCTATTACGCCAAGGACTTCCAGACCTTTTACAAAACCGCCGCTTGGGCGCGTCTTTATATCAACGATGGAGTCTTCACGTCCGCCTTCACCATCGCTGTCTTTTACCGTCCCGACTGCAAGTACATGAGACTACCGGCGCCTTACGAGATCTATCCCAATTTATACTTTGACAGCAACGTCATCCAACAGGCCCACGACATCAAGATGACTCGTGGTAAGTCACAttagtcatatatatatatatatatatatatatgtgtgtgtgtgtgtgtgtgtgtgtgtgtgtgtgtgtgtgtgtacgtcgCATTTCCAACCAAGAAAATTACATTATACGGACTATACGATGCAACCCTGTcgtcctatttttttttatattttataatatatcaattgATCAATAGGACTCGCCAGTGCCAACGTAGACAACGTTGACAGCTACATGATTTATGCCAATTACTCCGGACACTTCGTCGAGCCCTATTTCGACGACGAATACAAATTGGACTACTTCATAGAAGACTATGCCTTGAACAGCTTCTACTACTACTTCCGCCAAGTCATGCCGTTCTGGTTCGACTTTAAGGATTTCGACATCCCGAAGGACTTCCGTGGTTACTATTACTACTTCTATCACAAGCAACTGTTGAGCCGCTACTACTTGGAACGTTTCTCCAACGATCTGGGCGACATCGAGGACTTTGATTGGCACAAATCTTTCTACCCCGGATACTATTCGACCTTGATGTACCACAACGGAGTTTTTATGCCCCAACGTTCTCGCTACATGAATGTGCCGTTTTACAAATACAAGTATTTGAAGGTGTGCGAGATAATAGAAAATTCCACTAGATTTCTACTAATAGGAACAGTAGAACGCGATCAATCAATTTATAAGTTTcgctaataatttataaatcctTACAGGAGATCGAGGCTCTGGAATACCGCATCATGAATGCCATCGATCTTGGTTACGTCTACGACAAGAACGGCAAGCAGATCAACATTTATACTCCCGAAGGTTTGAGCATCCTCGCAAATCTGATCGAAGGCAACGTGGATTCGTGCAATCGTCACTTCTATGGAATGTACGACGCTCTCGCTCGAGATATTCTCGGTTTCAACTTTGATTACAAGGACAAGAACAAGGTGATCCCCAGCTCTCTTCAATGCTACAGCACCAGCGTGAGAGATCCTGGATTCTACCGTCTGTACAAGAGGATCATGACGTACTTCTTCAGGTTGGAAGAATTCAGACTGCGCCATCTTATTCCGCTATCTTACTCCCCTGGCACGCATAAACGTGTTTAAAATCTCCATTTCTCGTAGGTACAAGAAATACTTGCCGTATTACACTCAGAATGAATTGATCTTCCCCGGCATCAAGTTCGAATCCGTCAACATCGACAACAAGCTAACGACCTACTTCGACACTTGTGACACGTTCATCAACAACGCCCTTTCCGTAGAGAGCTTCAAGGAGGGACTAAAGCTACGCGTCAAGGCTCGTCGTTATTGCCTCAACTACAAGCCGTTCACCTACCGTTCACCTACCGCTTCAACGTCAACAGCGACAAAGAGACCAAAGCTGTGCTCAAGATCTTCCTCGGACCTGCCTTCGGCAACGTTCGCAATGAGAAGGACATGTCTTACCTTCGTGAATACTACAAATACTTCTTCGAGATGGACAAGTTTGTCGTAACGCGTAAGTTATTGTGCTACATGCTCTCttttcagaaattttcaaattctttctCTCGCGTCTTGCGTcaaccccccccccctccacaCTCATCGCCGCGCGTCGCgcgattttctttctttcagtgAGACAAGGTGCCAACACGATCGAACGCCGTAGCTCCGATTCCGTCTACACCATGCCCGACATGCTATCCAGCGACGTGTTCTACAAGAAATTGGAGAAGGCCGTAGGTGGCAGCGAACCGTTCACCTATTACGAGAAACTCTTTGGTTTCCCTGAGCGTTTGACTTTGCCTAAAGGTAAACCCGAGGGTATGCGATTCAAGATGTTCTTCTACCTGAGTCCATTCGACGAGACCAAGATCTCGACCGTGGAATTGCCCATCTTTGGCAAGTATACCATGGATGGAAAACCATTTGGTTTCCCGCTCGACAGACCGATGTACCCATGGAAGTTCTACACACCAAACATGTACTTTAAGGATGTTTACATCTATCACAACGTAGATCACGAAAAATCCATCTATCGCAACATGGAGTATGAAAAATCGATCCACTTTTAAAGTGCCGATCTATTTCAGCTGGTGTGAGAGTCCTGAAGAAAACTTTAAcgataattatatatctttctCGCGCGAATGatacgaaaaaatttttaaaaatactttttttcaataaagaatattgaaaaattatgcaTCTTGCAAACATTTATTTCCAACCTTATTATCCGTGCATGAATTTtctcatacatttttttgagtCTTAATTAGACTCATTCAATAATATGTACACGCATTTCAAAAATCTTCTATCTGCGATTCACAAAAATTAACATTCCGCATTCTGTGCGTAACTCTCtcatcaataaatttttctttagctTGTATCAATTAATTACGTATCTATTttggtattttttaaaaattttgcaaagtgttaaagataaaattaattttttaataatttatctaaacATTTGTAATTATGAAGATGAATATAGTTTTCTACGTTAGAATTTCTTAACTTcccaaataaaataagatactgTACAAAAGTAAGGGAATGGGTCTTTCTaaaactgaaaaagaaagaaactggtcagagaaaaaatataactCGTGATGTACAAAATAAAGTATAGTATGTATcctgtgagagagagagagagagagagagagagagagagagagctagcGGGTCAGTATTGTTAATCGTTTACTCTTGACATTTAATCAATTGATTGCATGTGTAAACAATCATGTTCTGCATATTTCATGTCCAATGTCAGCAAATGTATAGCAAATATATAACACATGCAATAAATTACTTTGTTCAATATGTTATATAACACTCGGCTGGATTTAGCGttgtaaaagtattgaaaaatttgcTCGAATTTTGCCCGAATGcacgtataatataaattatttttatagaattatttttagaaaaattgtaaaaaattatttctcatctcttacattttaaaaatgttccaaaaattaattctgtaaataaaaactaatactCTTATTACAACTAATTAATTCCGAATAGagcatttttcaaatataaaaaaaaaataatttaatacaatttttctaaaaaaaagtctataaaaataatttaattatacacgcATTCGagcatcttttttttctctttctgtctgTTTATTCTACATACATAGTCTTCTTTTGCATATAAGAATAATtacgcaaaaaaattaataaatttcacagAATTCATACGGGTactaattaaacaaaaattttaattgccgTGCAAAGAATTTTAGGGCTCTAGTGCAAAAAGAAATATAGGagcctacacacacacacacacacacacacacacgcacacgcacacgcacacgcacacgcacacgcacacgcacacgcacacacacacacattcatgCTCTTTGTAGTTGAAagattaaaaactaaaaagaaagCATTGTTTAGTGCTGCTTTTTATCGTTTCATTATGCTTTATTGTATAAGAACTTGAATAATCCAATTAATAATGATTTGTGTTGGACCCGGCGCACAatggaggaatattagatatgtgaaataagaattgaagattttttagaatcaatttcttcaataaatactatagatgaataataaattacattatatgtcATATAACACACATTTATGCTAtctatatcttattaatatccaTTATGCGTTACATACGATACTTAGTGaaaaaactgattctaaaatttcaatttctatttctaatatttaatattaccttCATTGTATGCAAGACCTTTGATTATCAGAAAATAGTTGCCAGATTATACgtactataattataatattatatcatattacaattatatacattattttaagaaagaaaattaaatataattataaacttcattaaatttaaattattaatttataaattataatttaaaactaaagttaaattaaataaaagttaatatggAGGTAGACACAATAAAGAATAACTAATATAgctagtaatattttaactGAAATTGTTGAATCTTTATACATCGAGATGCATTTATCGTGCATTTCTGTTTTACGACCTTGCTCCTTTTAGtagttagttttatttttgatttaatcaaaaattttacttgcaCAAATAATCTATGACATAATCGTTAGAAAATGATAAACGTATACTTTTATTATCGAGGGAAAAAGTCAGTTTATCAAAgtttaattacgtaaatatatatatatatatatatatattgtaaaatgaCAAGTATATATTACACGATTTTGCATGTAATATCTATTTATAGATTAATCTTGCAAATATTTACTATactttaattttcatataaaattttattgtttaaagaagtattattgatataaaaagcaTATCAATGagttatttgttataatttgtttttttttgtttagttcTCAATTcgtaaatgttatttttcttacgCTAAAAATTATCAGATTATAAGCCATATACTAATCTTTAATGTATTACAAGAAGattgattttattgaatttatttgaatttttttgtaaaactcaTAGTATGAAAAGTATATCCAAAAAGTCAAACGTACTCTGATGCAGATTTTGATGAACGgaatatttgttgaaataaaaaaaagggagaaaaagaaacaaattgtttttgtCGAGTAAGGTGAGCGGGCATCAATCAAGGCGCGCGCGCGAATACGAGTCCCGGGGTCCCGGATTTCCATCGTGTCAAAGGGTAGACGATTACCAATAAAGATAATGATTACACAAACAGCAGAAAGATTGGTCGGTACCCGGGTTACATCATGGGTAACCTAGCTAACCTTGCACTCTATATCTCGCACtcgaaactttttattttcttcaccGATAAAGAGTATATAAAGCAATTGACGAATAGTACTGACCGATTCTTCGCGAAACAAGCACGAGGATGAAAGAGATTGCGTTGCTTTTGGCTGTGGCGTGCTGCCTGGCTCATGCTGCGAAGGTGCCCACCCACACTGCCGACAAGGCATATCTGATCAAGCAGAAGAACATTTACGAGCTCTTCTGGCACGTCGATCAGCCAACTGTCTACCACCCGGAACTCTACCAAAAAGCGCGATCCTTTAACCTCGAAGATAACATTGCTTCTTTCACAGATCAGGTATTGTTACTTATTGTTACTTATTGTTATAGCGATATGTGCGCATatacttggaaaaaaaatgttattttacctATAATAATCTTcatcagttttaattttttcaaattaattatcttgcaattcaattatatttctttacacCAAAAATGGTCCTAAGACTGGAACGTTTATACTTGTTACTCGATTTTACAAATTGATACGTACAAACGACTAAGTTGATTGCGTTGGTTCTTGGTAGCTTTTGTTTTCATGACATTACATGTATATGTTacatgttttgaaaaaattagaaaagtagagagagagagagagagagagagagagagagagagagagagagagagtgtgtgtgtgtgtgtgtgtgtgtgtgtcaaaaTAACTTTGTCATTTTATAATTCGAAATGGAATGACTTTTAGATTGGCATCTGTCAAGATCTTTCTGATTGTTTCAACAGCTTTAGACTTATATTCGTTAGCATCTTTTTGGTTAACTTTAACGACTAGGTCAGATGTGTTAAAAATTTGACGAAAactttttatgcattttatatataaaaaaaaactgttaaaatcttggagaaattaatttcgtgattaataaaatttttccatgtCTTTGTCTAGGCGGCGGTAAACGAGTTTTTGCAGAGATGGAAACATGGAATGCTTCCACGAGGAGAAATATTTACCGCCATGCATCATCAACATTACGAAGAAGCGGTTTGTTTCTTCCGCGTTCTATATTCTGCCAAGGATTTTgatactttttacaattttgccGTATGGGCACGCTTTCACGTGAACGAACATATGTACGCATACGCATTGGCTGTCGCCGTGATGCATCGTCCGGATACCAAAAACATCCGTTTGCCCCCGCTTTACGAGGTAGTCCCGCATTACTTCTTCAACGAGAAAGTTTTGCATAAAGCTTATCGTATCGCGATGGGAGATTCGCAAACAGGTTGGTATATTAATTgagaattaaatattgatttactaacgtaaaataaacttattaacAATGAATAATCTATTCCTAGAATAGAACATTCATTGTTAATAATCCATATCTATTCTAtggattaaatttttcttaaattaaattatacagaaaaacaattgtatattgttcttcctctctttctctttctcattgtcagtaaattttctatttttttctttatcttctttttatattaaaaaatttttaattctttaaaataaaataattgattagaaataatagataaatagataaataatagataaagCTTGAGACTCTAGCTTGCACTAGACAAGAGATATAACGAAATGTCTAATGACTCTTTGACTCTCTCGGTAGGTATGAAGAAAACGGTTGGTGGTGTAGACTATTATTACATTCCTTCCAATTACTCCGGTTGGCACGTGGTAGGGGACGAAGTGTCGGAACAGCACGATTTGAGCTACTTCACTGAAGATATCGGTTTAAATACATACTACTTTATATCGAGTCACGACTTCCCAGTTTGGATGAACAGCATTCAATATAATAGACCTCAACACATTCGCGGCGAATTGTATATGTTCATTCACAAACAATTGCTCAATCGCTACTATTTGGAAAGATTATCCAACGATTTGGGCGAGATCACGTACGTCAATGTGGACGAGCCTATCGTTCCTGGCTACTATCCAATGATGCATCATCACAATGGATTATCGTTCCCGGAGCGTCCCGTTGATTTCCAAGTTCCTTCTCACGCGCACGAATATGTCCAGGTAAAAATCTAAAAGGCAAACTTTCTTAAAACCCGAACGAAAAATTTACATACACAAAAGTGTATATAATGATTATACTTGATGGGGTAACCGCCGATCACCGGCTAAATTAAATCGATTGAATCGATTGAATAACGAAACTGTTGTACAGGCCATACAAGATGCCCATGCTCGCATCTCCGCTGCCATCGATAAAGGCTACGTCGTTGACGCACACGGCAAACATATCAACATTTACAACGCCGTAGATGGTTTCAATTATCTTGGCAACGTGATTCAAGGCAATGCCGATTCCGTCAATCCCACGTACTATGAACGTTTACCTTATTTATACAGAAAAGTCCTCGGCATGAGCTCGGTTCACGTCACCAAACATCACACGACGGTACCTTCCGCTCTCAACTACTTCTCCACCAGTCTGAGGGATCCAGCCTTCTATGGAATGTACAAGACTATCTCCACTCATTGGAACAAGTATGTCGAATCGTCACGCGTTATGCGTGTATAACGcttgaaattatttgtttgtttataaAACATGTATTCTCTCTCCCGTAGATATAAGCAACACTTGCCGAGCTACACGCACGAGGAACTCGTTTTCCCGGGTGTTACGGTCGAATCTGTCACCGTCGACAAACTCTTAACCTTCTTCGACCACTTTGATTCGTTGATCAGCAACGCCGTATCGGTGCACAGTCACAAGGAGGCTCAATCCATGTTGATCAAGGCGCGTCAATATCGTCTCAACCATAAGCCTTTTACCTATCACATTACCGTCAACAGCAACAGGAACGTCAAAGCGGTCGTTCGCGTCTTCCTTGGACCTAAGTACGACGTTTATGGCCACGAATTGGATATAAGCGAGAATTACATCAACTTTATGGAGATGGATCAATGGCACGTTGACCGTTAGTATCTCATCttttgttttctctctcttttctattttcttttgcgTGTGTTTTCTTCCATCGGAGATAGAAGAAGACTTTTCTCTACATGTATCAAATACATGTGATATATACTAACAAGCGACACAACTATAGTGATGCTCGATTGTTACGTACAGTGAAATCTGGAACCAACAAGATTGAGCGCCATAGCTACGAGTCCACCTACGTTGTTCCGGACGAGGTGCCAAGCGAGGTGTTGTACAAGAAGATTGTGAAAGCCGTCGAGGGTGGCGAGACTTTCACTTATCCGGAGCAGCCTTACGGTTACCCCGATCGTTTGATGCTTCCCAAGGGCAAGAAGGAAGGCATGCCGTTTAAACTATTCGTATCCGTGTCGCACTTTGACGAGACGAAAGGCATCGAGATGGATTCTCCCGTCTGGGGTCCAATCGTGCTGGATCCTCGACCGTTCGGTTATCCACTCGACAGACCGGTTCACGCCTTCAACTTTACGATACCCAACTTCTACATGAAGGATGTTATGATTTACCACAAGCATGCGGAAGAATTGAATCTCACCGCGTAAACCGCTCGTTGCATTTTCCATTGCACCGCTCTCCTCCTACGACTCCGTCGTAGATGACACGCTTTTTGCGCTATTATCtacttgtataattatttaacacgGTGCGATTGCCGAAATAATCAGTGTCTCGAGAGAGATTGAGCCAACCAGACAAAGAGACGTACAAATAAGAGAAGTAGCGTACGCGTGCAGTAACCTTTTCCACcgattgttttataattgtataaccATCCAGTGCAATAAATTGTTCCAAagatgaatttaataaaaacatccTTAATCATTTATctctgttttaatttaaattttattctattcccCCCAATCGATTTTCTATCTACGAGAGACTTTCCGTCTATGAgagaaaatttgtatttcttctTTAGTAAAGGATCAAGTTTCGTCTATATctacgataaataataaaaagaggaGAACAGTAAGTAcagtataaagaaaaaagaaataacgacgaaaataaatattgatctACGCTACTCAATAATTAAGTACGtagtaaaaaaattgctttaaattCTAATCTAAAATTTCGCGCCCGTATATCGCTGGTCAACGTACGTGAATATTGTCGATACGTTTACTTTAACAATAAcgataaaatctatataaaatataaattaaaaattaatgcaaacaTCTAAACATCGTCATTACCAAAGATcgataacttatttatttatttatttaattatttttttatattttttaaaaataaataattattagtattattgatcctagaaaataattattttagatttgtCATTCGAAAGATATGATTCAAGTTTATTCTTGTTGTTATTGTCCAATTGATTCTAAATGAAGGATATTGTATAAAAACCGAgtaataattctaatttatgtttaaaacgcGTAATCATATGCCCGATACAGTTCTGTGTGtacaatctatttttattttgtgaattaatttacttttgcatGTGCAATGTATTATATTCATCGTCAGCGAATTTTATCGAAGAGAGACAAATGATTATTAACTCTTATGCTGTTCGTCATAACAACAAGACGGCACAGCGCGggcttatatatttatagcatttatCATGGGTCATAAAATGAGGACCTCTTGAAGATTATTAATGCTACAAACATTCAGATATGATCTTCCAGGCGGCAAACTTAATTAAtcgtcttttttttatcattttttcatcAACTAGGCACAGCTGTTCAGTTATCGACCTATAACGCAGAATTTTTACCGTCGACTGAGGCGACGCGACGCATCAATCATACTCGCATCGCACGAAATGAGTACATTTATCGActatctgtaaaatttttagCTACCATGCAATTGCGTGACACTTactgataaaaattaaagaataaagcGATTACTcgcgaatcgtttactttgattCATCCATATGCTCGATAGATTACATTAATCATCTTACAAAGAACTTTCCGTGATGTATTTATATGGTACAGTTTATTACATCTTTATACAAAAATGCATaacaatacacaaataaaatatatttgataatttttttaacttttattaataagtgTATCAGagttaatatgtatatgtatatcaatataCAATGTGGAGATACAAACAGATtgacagaaatatttcattaatgttataataatgttgCTACGCAAACCAGAAaggtaaatgttaataaattaatttaattttacaaataaaaaatgaaacatttttttaactaatgaattcaaaacatatattatcaagcaatatttcattagtaaaaTGTATCGCGTCTcatgtaaaattcaaaatgatagattgtagaaaaaacaattttattaagtcTATCATTGTATTTTGCAAGACGCAAACATTGAAACTCCATTAAATCATTACTCGATACACGTACATAagacatttttgtaatttggaTTCGAGTCAAAAGTCATGCGTGATAAgagcacattatttatatttgtgcaACTATAATTAATCTCGTGTTATTCCTTAAGAGGGCAATTTAAGCAATTTGAGTTGCATTTGTCGTTGTAAACGCATACGTCGACCTGCTGCATAGAACTTGCGCAAAAGTACGGAAAATACTCAATCGATTGGGTTCGATTGTGTTAGAAGACATATCCCGTGTGATGAAAACGATTCTTTCAGcccgatattttatttaacatcggTATTTATTTTTCGGCGTTAGATCGACGCCAGGCACAATCACTATGAAGGATATATTTGTACGTGCGTATGACGTGTGtgtaacattttgtttttaggCACGGCCTTTACTGGGTCATTCGCGCGTTTTATCAATCAATTTTCATTGCTCTCACGCgcagatataaaagaaattcttcAGTGTTCTCTtacatatacttaaaaaaaggtattgttgtatatgatatatatatatagtgataCCGTGACAGATGTGAgcattgaaaatgaaaaaagacgcttatattttacatattttttcgaATAGCATTACTTATATCATCAGCGTGATCTTTTACTCTTGCGTCCAAGCTATCTTGCGTTGGGACACGCGACAAGAAATAATGACAAATCTGTTGATTCGTTAATGGACTTGTAAGCAGGCTCCTTAGATTCTTTAGATTAAAGGATATATTCACGATTAATCCGCTAGTTGATAAAATTGATAGGAATACAACGTCTAGCATTCTCTGCGCTGTTAGCGCGGGCTCTTGGAAAAAGAGCTCATCGTGACAA
The window above is part of the Solenopsis invicta isolate M01_SB chromosome 8, UNIL_Sinv_3.0, whole genome shotgun sequence genome. Proteins encoded here:
- the LOC105192898 gene encoding LOW QUALITY PROTEIN: uncharacterized protein LOC105192898 (The sequence of the model RefSeq protein was modified relative to this genomic sequence to represent the inferred CDS: deleted 2 bases in 1 codon), whose protein sequence is MLRELLLLALTALCMSEGFHLTGKTADMDFLHKQKKIYELMFFVKQNTLTDTEFYEIGRNYDIESNIDMYKDKLIVQEFLYLYKHGMLSRNAIYSPYYEEHREEMKLLFQLFYYAKDFQTFYKTAAWARLYINDGVFTSAFTIAVFYRPDCKYMRLPAPYEIYPNLYFDSNVIQQAHDIKMTRGLASANVDNVDSYMIYANYSGHFVEPYFDDEYKLDYFIEDYALNSFYYYFRQVMPFWFDFKDFDIPKDFRGYYYYFYHKQLLSRYYLERFSNDLGDIEDFDWHKSFYPGYYSTLMYHNGVFMPQRSRYMNVPFYKYKYLKEIEALEYRIMNAIDLGYVYDKNGKQINIYTPEGLSILANLIEGNVDSCNRHFYGMYDALARDILGFNFDYKDKNKVIPSSLQCYSTSVRDPGFYRLYKRIMTYFFRYKKYLPYYTQNELIFPGIKFESVNIDNKLTTYFDTCDTFINNALSVESFKEGLKLRVKARRYCLNYKVHLPFTYRFNVNSDKETKAVLKIFLGPAFGNVRNEKDMSYLREYYKYFFEMDKFVVTLRQGANTIERRSSDSVYTMPDMLSSDVFYKKLEKAVGGSEPFTYYEKLFGFPERLTLPKGKPEGMRFKMFFYLSPFDETKISTVELPIFGKYTMDGKPFGFPLDRPMYPWKFYTPNMYFKDVYIYHNVDHEKSIYRNMEYEKSIHILRETSTRMKEIALLLAVACCLAHAAKVPTHTADKAYLIKQKNIYELFWHVDQPTVYHPELYQKARSFNLEDNIASFTDQAAVNEFLQRWKHGMLPRGEIFTAMHHQHYEEAVCFFRVLYSAKDFDTFYNFAVWARFHVNEHMYAYALAVAVMHRPDTKNIRLPPLYEVVPHYFFNEKVLHKAYRIAMGDSQTGMKKTVGGVDYYYIPSNYSGWHVVGDEVSEQHDLSYFTEDIGLNTYYFISSHDFPVWMNSIQYNRPQHIRGELYMFIHKQLLNRYYLERLSNDLGEITYVNVDEPIVPGYYPMMHHHNGLSFPERPVDFQVPSHAHEYVQAIQDAHARISAAIDKGYVVDAHGKHINIYNAVDGFNYLGNVIQGNADSVNPTYYERLPYLYRKVLGMSSVHVTKHHTTVPSALNYFSTSLRDPAFYGMYKTISTHWNKYKQHLPSYTHEELVFPGVTVESVTVDKLLTFFDHFDSLISNAVSVHSHKEAQSMLIKARQYRLNHKPFTYHITVNSNRNVKAVVRVFLGPKYDVYGHELDISENYINFMEMDQWHVDLKSGTNKIERHSYESTYVVPDEVPSEVLYKKIVKAVEGGETFTYPEQPYGYPDRLMLPKGKKEGMPFKLFVSVSHFDETKGIEMDSPVWGPIVLDPRPFGYPLDRPVHAFNFTIPNFYMKDVMIYHKHAEELNLTA